The genomic stretch CTGGAGTGATGGTATATTTGCTGCTCCAGTTTAGACTGTAAAACATCTTGGGTGAGCCCTGAAGGCACTCAcacttgcttgtttgtttgttcaattaTTTCTCCCATGCCTGAATTATCAATTGgttgccatcttttttttttttttaaaggactagtAAAAATACCATGGTGAGAAATCCGTTTGTGATGCACACTGGTGTAAACTCCTGTCAACACCAGTACATGTATTCATTTTCAGGTTGTGGAAAAAGGAGGAATCCAGTACATCCCTGCACAAGGACAACTTGTCCCCTTCCCAGTATGCCATCTCATTTGAGGCACCAGGGTCCGCTCTCACAGCAAATCAGTAGTAAGGATGATAGGGAGATCTAGGGTAGCATCTACATACAGTTGTGTGGCTGGGGAAAAAGAACCACCATTGCTTTCCCAGATCATTGTTTGCATTTCAGGGCTGGGAGGGCATGGGATCTTAATTCCTCCCTGGTTGCAAAACTGAATCCTGTTGCTTGGGATTTCCTGTCCCAGTCCCTGATTTGTGAGAGTACATCCTAATGTCTCAAACTGAGGTTGCATACAGGGGTGAAGGAAAATCCTAGTTAATGTATGTCCGAAATGTTTCATGATCTGCCAACACTGAACAGAGTCTTGGCCAACAGGTTAACAGATATGCATACAAATTTAACTAGCTATACAGTTAAAAAACACCCAAATTATGTTAAAACAGTTTGAAACTTCttaatattaattataaatataaataatttaaaaagtctaGACATTTCATGTCAGGCAGGCAATTGCTGTAGGCCTGTCCAAATGAACAGAAGGATCCTTGCTTCCCAAGTGGAAGAAAATCAGAAAGGGTGCTGGACTAGCATCTTTTGGAGGAGAGTTCAATAGACTTACTATCAAGAAGAGCCAACACACATCTGAAGGCTGCACAGAGGGACTCCCAGTGCAGcatatgtttttccccccagaaagcaagccatataaggcttttggggtcataaccagcactttgaacaaGAAATAGACTGGTAGCTAATGAAGCTGTTCCAATGGGAAAGATTTGGCTGTAATATTTTGGCCCATTAAGGTTTCTGAACATTCttgcaaaggcaaccccacataaAGTATGTTATACTAAATGAAAAGTGATATAACTagggcatgtgtcactgtggacAGATGTGGCATCTCTGGAACAGGCACAGCTGACGTACTAGCTTTAATTGTGTGAATGCATTACTGCAAAAGCCAGAAATCTGGGGCATTCATGTTCAGGAGGGGAACCCAAACTGCAAAGCTGTGTCTTTAAAACAATGGTTCTCAACcattggtcctctagatttttgaggcttcaactcccagaattcctgaacaatgagcatactgactgggacttctgggaattgaagtccaaaacatctggaggcccaaaggttgagaaccactgctttagaacaACTGTAAACTCCTCTAGCACATGTTGAATCCCCATTCCCTAATTTAACTTTGGAATGACCAAGAGCACATCTGTCTTTTCTGGTGGATGCTTTCATTTGTTCTCCCTTATCTACTCCATTAATTACATTAGACACTATTTCACAACTAAAACATCTTCCAGAAAGCAAAAACAGAGTAGGCTAGAGAGGGAACGTATCTTTCTGGTTAAGAAGCTGCTGCTGCATGGAATTTCTGCATATCTAAGAGCAGGAAGCAAAACCACACCAGCCAAGGAGCTGTCACTAACACTTCCTCTCTTGGCCACTGTGTGTCATTTTCTGCTCTGGGGCAAGAAGAAGGGCTTCCAAACCCAAAAGAGGGAGCTTTAAGCAACATCTGAGGTCTTCATCAGAGGCTCTGTTATATGGGAAATCACTCTGAAAGACTAGACAGATGAGTACCTGACACAAGGCTTTGATGTTCCCAGGGAAGGTAGGCTCGTTCCATCATTGCTGAGTTACTGATGGACAGACCAAGCCATTGTTTaggttttaaaactgctttttaaataggtttttaatatttttaagaaatgtcttcattttgtggtacagtggacccttatcttacacggggatccgccccccccccccccccccgtgtaagttGAAAAACAAGTATGCTTGAGCTCCATTCAATATAATGGAGCTCGTGCTCATAGCACAGCAGAGTGCACATGCCATTCATTCCTTTGTCacacggcttcagcataagctgaaagccgcgtatagtgcacccgcatatggTGCGAGCACACTGGTGGGTGGAAAAGAGATTACTaaacactgaaataaataaatacttcacCAAGTATACTAAAAAAATGTATACACCACAATTATATCTTGAATCTTTTCATTCTAAAGGTATATAAAGAAAGAGCACTTTAATAAAAAAGAATTGTTTTGTTGCCTATCTTCTCAGACTCTCATTGAATTACTCAGTTTTATCATATGAACCACCTACCATATTCTGTTTGTCCATACTGAAACCTAGTATTTATTACCAAGAAGCTGTACTTACTGATTGTCGCTCTGTCCGGCTTCTGGATATGCCCCCTTTGGCTGAGTTGTTTTCAACTGACTGATAACTAGGAGGTTTGTCTTCTGCCCAGTCTGGGGAGCGGTGCTGGTAATATTGCCTGCTTTTCCTCTGCAAGCGCTCATACTCATCAGATGAACTCCAAGAGTCCCGTTGGGAAGGGGGAGAATAGCTGCGATGTCGTCGTTGGGTCCGGCGATCACTGTTCTGTCGATAAGGCTGTCGCCCTGAACGCTGGTATCTTCTGTCGGAGTACTCTTGTCTGGAATTTTCCCTCCTACCCGCCTCTGGATAGGAGTGAAGACTGTTCCTACCATACAATGAGGCTGTTATGTCTGGCCTAGAACTCCGAGACCGGTCATAACGTCTGTCGTCTCTCTGCCTCTCAGTTCTGTGGTGCGGTGTTCTTTCCCATGATTCCTGCTCATAACTAGAGTGGAAATCATCGTCTAGAGACAAACGCCGCCTCCGCCTactcccctccctttcttcctcccttatGGTGCTCTGAGGTCTTGAGGTACGGATAGACTGACGTGGCCGTGATGAACTGCTAGTTCTCTGAGAAGATGGGATGTGCTCAATTATAGGAGGTAGCTGGATTACTCTGCGTTCAACAATCTCTGAGCCAAGAGAAGAAAGGATGCTAGGATGTCGACTGACCCCAACATGGCGTGAAGGAACaggctgggaaaggttgaggttCCTGATCTCAGTCTCAAGATGATCTAAGAACCTGTTGTTGGGAGGCACTGGAGCAAATGGAGGCATCAATGGCTGGCTGCTCTGTATAGACACATCTAAGAAATAAGAAACCCACAATTAGAGAAAGCCATTGTGCTATTCCACCAAGgccagacattttgctgtctgaggtgaAGAGGAAGATGAGCCGTTTTCCTGTCCATATAACAGAAGCTTACTGAACTGGTAGTTGAATCTTTCTTCAATGCTATCTGTGACTGTATGTGTTCACAAAGTGCCCGAAGCCTGCTGGTACACTATACTAACAGACGCACTTTTCCCAGAGTCATACAGCACTAGTAAGGCAAAACTGGGGGAAAAGTGCTTTTGCTCCCTCCCAACATTTGCTTCCTAAGGCACCTCATTTTGCTTAACCATGGAGCTGGCCCTAAATCCAACActacttgctagagaggttaagaacaacaaaaaggtgttttttaatatgtccacagcaaaaggaagaaggaaatggtagggccactgcgtagagaagatggcaaaatgctaacaggggacagagaaaaggcagaattactcaacaccttctttgcctgtgtgttctcagaaaaggaaaagggtgctcaatctgaggataatggagcagaggacagaataggggaatttcagcacagaacaagcaaagagatagtacaggaataccttgttaatctaaatgaatttaaggcggggtacagaccgccgccaggtccgcgggggagccggagccttcagatggcgcggctcccgcgcggaccgaaaaagaagctccaaaatggagctttcttttgagtcgcgtttgtgacgtagcaaggcgccagggcgcactcgctacgtcataaaggctgcgacacgtacggacgctcagcgtccgatacgtaaagatggcagcgcgtgtatgaacagggcgccgccatcttgtaatattcaatacgtactagggttaggggtgtgtggaagcaccgccccttcccctagtacgtattgtatacgtactatttggcggtctgtaacccgcctaagtctccaggaccagatgaactacatccaaggatattaaaagaactggcaaatgtaatatcggagccattggcaataatctttgagaattcctggagaacaggagaagtcccagcagactggaggagggcaaacgttgtccccatcttcaaaaggggggaaaaagaggagcccaacaattattgtccagttagtctgacatctataccaggaatgATTCTTgagaagatcattaaacagagtgtctgtgaacatctagaaagcaatgccataatcacaaaaagtcaacacgggtttcagagaaagaagtcatgccagacaaatctaatatctttctttgataaaattaccagcttgttagatgaagggaatgctgtggatatagtatatcttgatttaagtaaggtttttgacagggttccccatgacattcttgcaaacaagcttgtaaaatgtgggccagacaaggcaactgttacatggatttgtaattggttgactggcaaacccaaagggtgctcaacaatggctccttttcatcctgcagagaagtgaccagtggggtcccaaaggggtctgtcctgggcccaatgctattcaacatctttatcaatgacttgaatgacagaattgggggcatatttatcaaatttgcagataacaccaaactaggaggagtagctaataccccagaggacaggatcaaacttcagaatgactttaatagattagaaagctgggccaaagctaacaaaatgaacatcaacatggagaaatgttaggtactgcacttagggtggaaaaaatgaaactaacagatataggatgtgtgacacctggctgaatgagactacgtgtgaaagggatctgggagtccaagtagaccacaaactgaacatgagtcaacagtgtgatgtggcagctaacagggtcaatgcgattttaggctgcatcaatagaagtaaagtgtctagatcaagggaagtaatagtgctactctattctgctctggtcaggtcccatcTGGAACAGTGTGtccagtctgggcaccacaattcaaaaaggatgttgagaaactggagcatgtccaaaggagggtgactaaaatggtgaagggtgtggaaaccatgccctatgaggagagatttaggaagctgggggtgtttagcctggagaagagaaggttaagatgtgatatgatagccctgtttaaatacttgaagggatgtcattttgaggagggagctagcttgttttctgctgctccagagaacaggacccggagcaatggatgcaagctccaggaaaagagattccacctcaacattcggaggaactttctgacagtaagggctgtttgacagtggaacaaactccttccttagaggtctttaaacaaaggctggatggccatctgtcagggatgttttgatttaaatttcctgcatggcagggggttggattggatggcccttgcggtctcttccaattctatgattctacttagaCAGTCAAAAATTCCCCAATCTAGATTAAAGAAAAATTCCTCTTGAAGCCTTACATAAGAAATTTCATTGACTGTTCAAATATCCCATGGTTGCTTTACCTTTTACTGTTTTTCACCTCTGGATCTTTCTAATGACTCAACCCCACAAATTATATATACATTCTTATAGACAGTTGATTGGAATCATGTGCTTTCTGTATGCTGGACTGCATCTTCCAATGGCTATGATGATTAAGGCTGTTGGGAGCTGCATTCCCAACAATCTCTGTAAACTTACATGATTCCACACCACTGCactaggactttttaaaaaggtttttgtgTAGATTATAGTGTTCATATTGAGTAATACAAAGAATACTTTTATTAAACCAGATTGAAAGAATTCTAtgcttgttttattgctgtaggTAAGACTACATCTATCAGTTTCCGCCTATTTACACAGAGTTTATGGCACTAAATGAACTACCTCGTTGTAGCAGTGGGTTTAGTTGGTATGAAGATGACTGGGAATGGTGTGTCATCCATGGCAAAAGCTGTCGAGCCTGCTTCAAGAAATGATGTCGTTGCAAGACTAGAgcaaaagaaacagattttcagtTGGTGTTTTAAAGAAGCACAATCACAAGACACCGTGAGCCAAAATCAGTGCTAGTTATGTTTTTTCTTGATTCAAGGCAAGTGATTAATTTATGCTGCCATTTAATGAGAACATGGCAAGGCTTCAAACCTTGCCACCCTAACCTCAGTATCCCCACTCCCAGCTCGTCAAATTTATCTGACCACAGCAAGGAAGATCTTAATAGAGCCTCAATTTTTCCTTCACCCGATGTCTTCAGATAGCATTAAAAAGGCATATTATAAGGTAGCATTCCTTCCCTTGTCCCCTAATCCTATGCAGAAATGTCAAAAAATCTGCCTGGATATAGAATTACATATGAAAAGAGTCTTGATTTCATACatctattttgttgttttttctatgaATTGCTGTATGGGGCAAAAACTTGGCTTTATGATTTACCTTTTTCATTGCAACAGCAGCGAGTTGGACAGCAGGGACAACGCACATGGCAGCAGCAATGCTGAGGGCAGCACTGACACCAGCAGATTCCAatcagcaggagaaggaggagggcacCAAGGATGATCAAGATTACTGTCAGCCAGTCTGATGAGAAGAAGAGGACAAGTCTGTTATAGCTTTACTGTTCtctttatcattattatcattattattaaaatttcttCTGGCTGGATATCTATAACTCACCCTCTACAACATAAAGTAATTTTATCCAGTCTTTTTGTAACATGGCTCCTTATCTCATATGAACTATCTTTCACAcataaagaggaggaaaggacagggagggaaaaaggcatgtggcagcacctttaatactaactggtttttattttagcaggaACTTTCGTAGATAgaaacccatttcttcagatgcaatacaaAGTGATATTTAAGCcacaggtataaagcatattgaTACAGTTGCAGGATataatgtaataggatccagaaagatacaGATCATGTCCATTtccttaaatttttaaaaaggattggtGAAGTGATAcaagtctttcagatctttacagatgtgtgaaagcaatcactgtatgtataagtctaaaatttttagtcaaaaaattgacccaaaaaaccagagtcaatttatccacgggtcaatgtaagtactttacattcacttttattaaaaaaagaaaaagaaagaagaagattccTATattgaaaggcaagaatgtaatgtGTTCTGAAACCACTGATGCCTTCTACTCTCTCGTCCATCCATCCTTTTGTGTGAACACAGttcacagttatgcctgctggaattttgtaggttctttgccATAGGTTTTCTTCGATTCATTCTTCACATCTGTTGTTACATACTTGTAAGTTTTACCTTCAGCTTattcatggatcatatcaaaatccataatgttgaccccaaaatctgccctcaatttataaaTGAGGTCAATTTATAATCAAGTGTATAGGgcaatctgcttaccaaaagtcaattTCTCTGGGTTCAAAattctctctgagaagattccgtTTGTTATATGTGCAGCAGTGAAAACTCTtctattaatatatgtagtgtgtcatgaagccattgtctttgatAATACTTCTGCTAATGGAttagaatttgtgaatataattaaaTCCCGCTATTTCACTTTATAGTTTTTATTTGCAaattccttgttcaaggactgtaACCTGTAAATCCTTTACTATATGTCTAGGAAGGtggaaatgttctgcaactggttttgggGCACTGGCATTTCTAACATcagatttatgtccatttatcctcttgcaTAGACTGTTCTGCTTGTCCAGTGTGAAGTGTAGAAAAGCATTGCTGGCACCGGATGgaatatatcacattggaggaagagcaaTAAATGCACCGGTGGAAATTTTTCACACAAGAGTGGCTTCATTTCGGATGTAACAATTAACTATGGTTTATTATTATGTGAGCAAACCTTAGTCTCaagcacttcctcctcctccttatccaGTGTTGCTATGAGGCAAAGTTTTCATTCTGCTTTCAATTAACACAATTTACCACTGTATCCAGACTTTAAACTGGCATACTAAACAACACAATTTTATAAACTGTTGAAGTTTGCTGTGAGGCTCCTGCCCCTTATTCTCCCACTTTTCCCACCAGATATAAGGTTCTGCCTAAATCAGCGTTGCCACCATGTTTGAAGACTTCCACAATCTTACCGCTACTACCAGTAGTGAGGTTTTTCCTTTgtccccaccactgccaccagcgTAAAGACCTCCTCCTGTCCCACTGCCACCACTATGGGGACGTACCAGATACCCTCAAGGGTTCCTATGCCAAATATTATGCAACTTCTATCCCCACTGGAAACCAGCTCTTTATTTTTCTGCTGCCATATAGCCATAAATGCTATATAACAACAAACAGAGTCCCGCCGCGGTTCCCTTGCAGTCCTGTTTTGCTATGTTCAGTTTCtgtaaataaagtattatttttgTGTCTCATACACTTTTGGCCTCTGggaatgctatatatatatatagagcaGGAACTGTAGTGCTCCTTTAGACTGAAACCAATACCAGCAGGCCATGTGGGTGACATGGACCTCCCTTAGCAGGACAGTCAGGAGTGCATATTTCCAGCTTACTATACACCAACTGCATCCTTCTTAGAATCAGAAGACCTAAAGATGGTGGTGCGAAAGCTAGTAACCTCAGGGcaggacttttgcaatgtgctctacattgggctacctttgtaacaAGTCTGAAaacttcagttaattcaaaacATTGCAACCAGATTGATCACTGGTACAACTAGGAGTGAGTATATCACACCAATATTTGAATCACTCCATTGACTGCCAGTTAGTTTTTGGGCAAATTGTTGGTCATTACCATTAAAGCCCTCCATGCTTTGGGTCCAAGTTACTGGTGGGATTGCCTcatcccatataatcctccccatacACTCAGATTCTCAGGAGGACATTTATGTCAACTGGACAGGACTAAAGACTGGCAACTGTCATCCAAAGACCTTTTCATGGGCcatccctagactgtggaatgactacttggagagatttgacagctaaacgtggctgaatttaaaacagtattaaataataataataataataataatttttatttatatcccgcctttccaattgcatgatcaaggcggcttacaagacaagaaacaataaaatacagataaaacatcacaatataaaaagtttaaaaacatcattactaggggtaggaacgggaatctatacaaatcacaattcactaggggcaagaaaaagacaatatattgcactaatccggggtcgaaaaacaacaacaaggagcagagaaagaacactattacctagagtgaaaaaagccagctggaatagatgcgtttttaattgtttcttaaaagaaactaaagatgcagaggaacggagctctatagggagcttattccacaatgagggtgcggcgatagtaaaagccctctgtgaggtcctcaccaaataggatttagggacctctaacaaattggtcccagatgttctgagtgtgcggggcggattgtatggggagagacggtcctccaagtaccctgggcccaagccatttagggctttataggtcaaaaccaacaccttgtattgagctcggaagcgaatgggtagccagtggagatcttttaaaataggtgttatgtggtctgtcctggaactaccagcgaccagtctggctgccatattctgcaccaattgaagcttccgggtttggtacaagggttgccccattaaagaccaatctcttccagcaggtcttaTCCagtctatcggccaccccgtgcactaacggactcccttaacgagctgacacagctggtcgctgaactgatgctggagacacccaggctacttgtcctgggtgacttcaacatctctctcacggccagctatgttccatccggtgcggctcgggaattcatggataccatggtggccatgggcctgtcccagctgattgtgggtcctacgcattgtgcgggtaatactctcgatttggtcttctgttcggatgcggaaaatccgtgggcggaaataactaatatttcccccttgtcatggacggatcatttcctggtggaggcaaaaatcaaggtctctacccagatccccccccggggggtggcagacctgttaggatggtccaccctcaaaggctgatggaacccaaaaggttccaggaagccttagaggggcacatggttggaggtgacggcgactctgttgatgccctcaccggtatctggaatacgggtctttctagggctatacacagtattgctcctaagcgccctctcaggcccgcttccaagtgtaagccctggtatacagaagatctccgggcaaggaagcgggaactgcgacggctagagtgccgttggcggaaacaccttcgcttagacgacaaggctctcctagaccaactgttagaggactatggagaggcgatacgagcagctaagaactcgttctatgctgctcatgtcgcgtccgcggagtcgcatccagcagagttgttcagggtggtcagggagctaactcagctccctcttGCCCTGAACCAGAttcttgaaccttctaaggcttgctgtgaccaatttaataacttcttcgcagataaaacctctcgcataagcgaaggtcttaacgccgacattcaagcagaacctagggtagaggcgtccagagcctccgtggactctattaaactggatcggtttgagttggtaagtaccgatgatgtggacaagatcctcggaagtgttcggaagacaacttgctctctcgatccctgtccctcatgtctagcggcccaggggggaccggcggtaactttattgttatgccggattattaatacatccttgagggaagggcaatttccatctgcactaaaattggccattgtaaaaccactactaaaaaagccctccctcgaccccctggttcataataattatcggccagtttcgctgctgccatttttggggaaggtgatcgagagggcggttgcaatccagcttcaggcggtcttggaagaaacggattatctggacccatttcaaactggcttccgggcaggttacggggttgagacggccatggtcgccttggtcgatgatctccgtctgggcatcgacaggggaagcgtgtccctgttggtgctcttggacatctcagcggctttcgataccatagaccatggtatccttctggggcacctggcagaggtgggaatcgggggcactgcgctccagtggttccggtcctacctctctgggaggtcccagatggtgcagctgggagacgtgtgctccgatgagagggcccttaaaactggggtccctcaaggagccattctgtctcccatgctatttaacattacatgaaaccgctgggagagacatggggcatggggttatcagtacgctgatgacacccaaataattttctctatgtctccgactgatgcagtgactgaggatggcgtctctcctctcgtggcgtgcctggagtcagtaatgggctggatgagggaaaaccgactcaaattgaatccagagaaaacggaggtacttgtgataggttcccctggtccaggaatggcggtagttccacctgtcctgaacggggtcacgctccctgtgaaggactccgtgcgcagtctgggggtgcttcttgactcatcgcttcacctgactgctcaggtgaatgcgacggtcaagaacacctgttatcagcttcggcttattcgccagctgcgcccatacctggcccagagggactttgaaacggtagtacacgctctggtaacctcgagattggatttctgcaacgcactctacatggggcaacccttatatcaaacccggaagctacaaatggttcagaatatggcagccaggctggtcactggtacttccagggccagccatattacaccggtgctcaaagatctgcattggctgcctattcgcttccgggcacaatataaggtgttggtaatgacctataaagccctaaatggcttgggcccaggatacctgaaggaccgcctctccccatacaatccgtcccgcaccctcagaacatctgggcagcaactacttagggtgccaggggctaggttgacctccactatGAGGAGgtcattttccatcgtcgccccggccctttggaacacgctgcccattgagctccgctcgaccacctccctggcccaatttagaaaggatcttaaaacctttctatttcaagATGCATTCCCCGACtagagtccagtgggcctcccttcctcttctgtggcaaagaggacaggCTAAcagggcttttattctgtttatgtattgtttaattttgttgtttaaGATGTTTTGATGTAtatgatgtgttttattgttttaacatgctgtaaactgccctgatctttggaagggcggtataaaaataaagtttttatttatattttattatttattattaataattcaatatatttaaaacaaacattttattctcGCTCATACCCTTCTCTAAAAAAACTACTAACTCAGACTCTTAAAGCCCACTACTTATTCCTAAACCTGACTGATCTAAACCAAATCCTCACCTTACATTCCACATCCATTCTCCCCACTTCCTATTGTCAATCACCATCTTTATTCAAATCTATTCACCAATCACGCTCAACATTTTATTCACTCAACTTCTCCCACCAGCTCCTTCCCCCATTGCCTCTATAATTCAATatacacaaaacaaaattacCTTAATATAGAATAAACCTTTCTACAAAAAAGTATATGATATCCCATTGGCATATTTCAGGAGAGTGTAGTTAAAACTAGCCAGCAATTTTAAATtcagagccagcgtggtatactggtttgagaccaaggttcaagtttcagttcagccatgaaaccctctgggtgaccttgggcatgtcacaccctctcagcctcaggggaaggcaatggcaaacctcttctgaacaaatcttgccaagaac from Sceloporus undulatus isolate JIND9_A2432 ecotype Alabama chromosome 3, SceUnd_v1.1, whole genome shotgun sequence encodes the following:
- the ILDR1 gene encoding LOW QUALITY PROTEIN: immunoglobulin-like domain-containing receptor 1 (The sequence of the model RefSeq protein was modified relative to this genomic sequence to represent the inferred CDS: deleted 1 base in 1 codon), which encodes MAWPWLYLALWVALTCLPTGCISVMVTVPETERYTTLFASVILRCDYSTSAQLQDVVVTWRFKSFCKDPILDYYTFAYQASLDLGQDPSNDCNDNQREVRIVAQKRGQNEPVLGIDYRQRKITIRNNADLVINEVMWWDHGVYYCTVEAPGDTSGDPDKEVKLIVLNWLTVILIILGALLLLLLIGICWCQCCPQHCCCHVRCPCCPTRCCCNEKVLQRHHFLKQARQLLPWMTHHSQSSSYQLNPLLQRDVSIQSSQPLMPPFAPVPPNNRFLDHLETEIRNLNLSQPVPSRHVGVSRHPSILSSLGSEIVERRVIQLPPIIEHIPSSQRTSSSSRPRQSIRTSRPQSTIREEEREGSRRRRRLSLDDDFHSSYEQESWERTPHHRTERQRDDRRYDRSRSSRPDITASLYGRNSLHSYPEAGRRENSRQEYSDRRYQRSGRQPYRQNSDRRTQRRHRSYSPPSQRDSWSSSDEYERLQRKSRQYYQHRSPDWAEDKPPSYQSVENNSAKGGISRSRTERQSEKGSSRSGRSVVL